A window from Sinanaerobacter sp. ZZT-01 encodes these proteins:
- a CDS encoding flavodoxin domain-containing protein, with protein sequence MRTLIIYQSYHKMNTKKIAKVMAETMNADIVKVEDAKIGELAKYDLIGFGSGIYGSGFHKTIDTLIEKMPNMNKNVFLFFTTAYFGAKNLYAVKDKLSEKGCKIIGEFSCSGEYSPLGFNLNFKGKGAFIAGREKGHPDEKDMESARIFAKGLLNL encoded by the coding sequence ATGAGAACATTAATTATTTATCAATCATATCACAAAATGAATACCAAGAAGATAGCAAAAGTTATGGCAGAAACAATGAATGCAGATATTGTAAAGGTTGAAGATGCCAAAATAGGAGAACTGGCAAAGTATGACTTGATAGGCTTTGGTTCGGGTATCTATGGTTCAGGGTTCCATAAAACGATAGATACGTTAATTGAGAAAATGCCCAACATGAACAAGAATGTATTCCTGTTTTTTACCACGGCATACTTTGGGGCGAAAAATTTATATGCAGTCAAAGATAAACTTTCAGAAAAAGGCTGCAAAATAATAGGTGAGTTCAGCTGTTCCGGTGAATATAGCCCACTGGGATTTAATTTAAACTTCAAAGGAAAAGGGGCATTTATAGCAGGCAGAGAAAAAGGGCATCCAGATGAGAAAGATATGGAAAGTGCCAGAATATTTGCGAAAGGTCTTTTGAATTTATAG